A portion of the Algisphaera agarilytica genome contains these proteins:
- a CDS encoding DPP IV N-terminal domain-containing protein, with translation MRYQPTTTSFLVLALSGFWGCSQSYNGAVSLGQPEQAEIQDYQEARRVAVSPAKSTQPSQNQADGSRIAPPIPAPAPVEALTLPEDAAVFGAPVPQTMSRKTVAADQPQPATPTQPVFTPVSTAQPEPAPSPKVTVDPRRTGLHRFGELDDLQMATVSPLDHQGNLRRVTFTHEGADFDVEVDPTGRFLAYASTRHRQTSDIYLQRVDGTAVTQLTTDPANDVMPCISPDGKQVAFASDRAGTWDIYLMDMDGGPAIKLTEDGAQNIHPSFSPDGNQLVYSSRGSQSGVWELILIDINRPQHRKIIGHGLFPVWAPKGNKVVYQRARERGSRWFSVWTVEITQDGEAIRPTEIAASSNAAIITPEWSPDGRNIVFCTVLDPTADSPAGSRADIWISNADGSGRTRITHGNYGNLYPTWASDGSIYFVSNRGVDAIENVYAVKPDRAVYLAQQREQKQASETMEATAPTPIP, from the coding sequence ATGCGATACCAACCCACAACCACCAGCTTTTTAGTCCTCGCTTTGAGCGGTTTTTGGGGTTGTAGTCAGTCGTACAACGGCGCGGTCAGCCTCGGCCAACCCGAGCAGGCCGAGATCCAGGACTATCAAGAAGCCCGGCGTGTCGCGGTTTCGCCCGCCAAGTCGACCCAGCCTTCTCAGAATCAAGCCGACGGTTCTCGGATCGCCCCGCCCATCCCGGCCCCCGCGCCGGTGGAAGCGTTGACGCTTCCCGAGGATGCGGCCGTGTTCGGTGCCCCGGTCCCCCAGACCATGTCGCGGAAGACCGTCGCAGCCGATCAGCCCCAACCCGCCACGCCGACCCAGCCTGTGTTCACCCCCGTGAGCACCGCTCAACCCGAGCCGGCCCCCTCGCCCAAAGTCACCGTCGATCCTCGCCGTACGGGCCTGCACCGCTTCGGCGAGCTGGACGACCTGCAGATGGCGACCGTCAGCCCGCTCGACCACCAGGGCAACCTCCGTCGAGTGACGTTCACCCACGAAGGGGCGGACTTCGACGTCGAGGTCGATCCCACCGGGCGTTTCCTCGCTTACGCCAGCACCCGCCACCGCCAAACCTCGGACATCTATCTCCAACGCGTGGACGGCACGGCCGTGACCCAGCTCACCACCGACCCCGCCAACGACGTGATGCCCTGCATCAGCCCCGACGGCAAGCAGGTCGCTTTCGCCAGCGACCGCGCGGGCACCTGGGACATCTACCTCATGGACATGGACGGCGGCCCGGCGATCAAGCTCACCGAAGACGGCGCCCAGAACATCCACCCCAGCTTCTCGCCCGACGGCAACCAGCTCGTCTACAGCTCACGCGGCAGCCAGTCCGGCGTCTGGGAGCTGATCCTGATCGACATCAACCGCCCCCAACACCGCAAGATCATTGGCCACGGCCTGTTCCCGGTGTGGGCCCCCAAGGGCAACAAGGTCGTCTACCAGCGGGCTCGCGAACGCGGCAGCCGGTGGTTCAGCGTCTGGACCGTTGAGATCACCCAGGACGGCGAAGCGATCCGCCCGACCGAGATCGCCGCCAGCAGCAACGCCGCGATCATCACCCCCGAGTGGAGCCCCGACGGGCGGAACATCGTTTTTTGCACCGTGCTCGACCCAACGGCCGATAGTCCAGCAGGCTCAAGGGCTGATATCTGGATTTCCAACGCCGACGGCTCGGGTCGCACCCGCATCACCCACGGCAACTACGGAAACCTGTATCCGACGTGGGCCTCGGATGGTTCGATCTACTTCGTCTCAAATCGCGGGGTGGACGCCATCGAGAACGTGTACGCGGTGAAGCCCGATCGGGCCGTGTACCTCGCCCAGCAGCGTGAGCAAAAGCAGGCGAGCGAAACCATGGAGGCCACCGCGCCCACCCCCATCCCCTGA
- the xerC gene encoding tyrosine recombinase XerC yields the protein MAEQAPVVQQFVDYLKHERHFSPYTARCYGADLRQFAEYLAGDEVGPDQVIPDHLVPIVEQKLHAADAMTVRGFLAHLDSFGYSPATTARKIATLRSFYKWMLKKGNCDTNPMLLIRTPKQTKRLPKAIGVEQVEALLAAPDNRETLGARDRAILETLYSTGVRVSELVDLDRNDIDMEGSTMHVRGKGKKERIVPLGSHAMAAIRHYLTLLEPDHRFTELRNQSMIDPSVPLFINKNGGRLSSRSVRRKLDKYLKACGLDSTISPHTLRHSFATHLLDNGADLRSVQELLGHQSLSTTQIYTHLSSMRLRTAYEDAHPRAV from the coding sequence ATGGCAGAACAAGCCCCCGTCGTCCAGCAGTTCGTCGATTACCTGAAGCACGAACGCCACTTCAGCCCCTACACCGCACGCTGCTACGGCGCCGACCTGCGTCAGTTCGCCGAGTACCTGGCCGGTGACGAAGTCGGCCCGGATCAAGTCATCCCCGACCACCTCGTGCCGATCGTCGAGCAGAAGCTCCACGCCGCCGACGCCATGACCGTCCGCGGCTTCCTCGCCCACCTCGACAGCTTCGGCTACTCGCCCGCCACCACGGCCCGCAAGATCGCCACCCTCCGCAGCTTCTACAAGTGGATGCTCAAGAAGGGCAACTGCGACACCAACCCGATGCTGCTGATCCGCACGCCCAAGCAGACCAAGCGTCTGCCCAAGGCCATCGGCGTCGAGCAAGTCGAAGCCCTGCTCGCCGCCCCCGACAACCGCGAAACCCTCGGCGCCCGCGACCGTGCGATCCTCGAAACCCTCTACTCCACCGGCGTCCGCGTCAGCGAACTCGTCGACCTCGACCGCAACGACATCGACATGGAAGGCTCCACGATGCACGTCCGCGGTAAGGGCAAGAAAGAACGTATCGTCCCCCTCGGCTCGCACGCCATGGCTGCGATCCGTCACTACCTGACCCTGCTCGAGCCCGACCACCGCTTCACCGAGCTGCGCAACCAGTCGATGATCGACCCCTCGGTGCCCCTGTTCATCAACAAGAACGGCGGACGTCTGAGCAGCCGATCGGTGCGTCGTAAACTCGACAAGTACCTCAAAGCCTGCGGCCTCGACTCGACCATCAGCCCGCACACCCTGCGTCACTCGTTCGCGACCCACCTGCTGGACAACGGCGCGGACCTCCGCAGCGTCCAGGAACTGCTGGGCCACCAGTCGCTGAGCACCACGCAGATCTACACCCACCTGTCGAGCATGCGTCTCCGCACCGCCTACGAAGACGCCCACCCCCGCGCGGTGTAA
- a CDS encoding sensor domain-containing diguanylate cyclase — MIQPPLPADEAHRLQTLRSLNLLDTPVEGRFERITQLAQTLLDMPIAAISLVESDRQWFKSIQGLSATETSREVAFCAHTIVDRQPQIIHDARENERYHDNPLVTGEPGIVFYAGQPLYAQDGSCVGSLCVIDRQPRNLDDRQVDILKRLGELTEREINHPPEDLSMSAFVDRMEQRLLATFTDPLTRLWNHIGISALLQDILTRSQDDPKTIGMLGITIPGLASMAEERGQDTVDQVVREVGRRINATAWPADVVAHVGDGRFVMAVRSGEPDHQVVRFADQLKAHIDHLPVTLEEQPIPVSIETQTRIFLPTQLTTAPILLSVVDPAPPQSGMTCVA; from the coding sequence ATGATTCAACCGCCCCTCCCTGCTGATGAAGCGCATCGTCTCCAGACCTTGCGATCGCTGAACCTGCTCGACACGCCGGTCGAGGGGCGTTTCGAGCGTATCACCCAGTTGGCGCAGACCTTGCTAGACATGCCCATCGCCGCGATCTCGCTCGTCGAGAGCGACCGCCAGTGGTTCAAGTCCATCCAAGGCCTTAGCGCCACCGAGACCTCGCGGGAAGTGGCCTTCTGCGCCCACACCATCGTGGACCGCCAGCCCCAGATCATCCACGACGCCCGGGAGAACGAACGCTACCACGACAACCCCCTGGTCACCGGCGAGCCCGGCATCGTGTTCTACGCCGGCCAACCGCTCTATGCTCAGGACGGCTCGTGCGTCGGTTCGTTGTGTGTCATCGACCGCCAACCCCGGAACCTCGACGACCGCCAAGTCGACATCCTGAAACGGCTGGGCGAACTGACCGAGCGCGAGATCAACCACCCCCCCGAAGACCTGAGCATGTCGGCCTTCGTCGACCGCATGGAACAACGGCTGCTCGCCACCTTCACCGATCCGCTGACCCGGCTGTGGAACCACATCGGGATCTCCGCCCTGCTGCAGGACATCCTCACCCGGAGCCAGGACGACCCGAAGACCATCGGGATGCTCGGCATTACGATCCCCGGCCTCGCTTCAATGGCCGAGGAACGCGGGCAGGACACCGTGGATCAGGTCGTGCGTGAGGTCGGCCGCCGCATCAACGCCACCGCCTGGCCCGCCGATGTCGTGGCCCACGTCGGCGACGGCCGATTCGTCATGGCTGTGCGTTCGGGCGAACCCGACCACCAGGTCGTCCGCTTCGCGGATCAGCTCAAGGCCCACATCGATCACCTGCCGGTGACCCTCGAAGAACAACCGATCCCGGTCTCGATCGAGACCCAGACCCGCATCTTTCTCCCTACGCAGCTGACAACCGCGCCGATCCTGCTCTCGGTCGTCGACCCCGCCCCGCCCCAAAGCGGGATGACCTGCGTGGCGTGA
- a CDS encoding sodium:solute symporter family protein — MSTLKTWTVVFVILTFGLYLGIAWWSRVSDTKGFFIAGGGVPAPANGMATAADWMSAASFISMAGLVSGMGFAGGVYLMGWTGGYVLLALLLAPYLRKFGHFTVPDFIGDRYAPGRPLKPSPEQSEGPDRSLNYARLIALFCAIFVSFTYVVGQMKGVGVVFSGFLGVTPATGVFIGMAIVFVYAVFGGMKGITWTQVAQFWVLITAFLIPAIAISLKLTGQAVPSVGLASPVLESVDPARPYLLDKLSSLNQQFGFGSYTDAYGENAGKWNRLNVFCVCLALMAGTAGLPHVIVRFYTVKSVKAARWSAFWALGFISLLYLTAPSVAAFARYYMVDDIAGLNGKTAEELPQWYHDWNKTGLIAWVDFNGDGKLAFTNNLTNHTLRYDPINDPDFEHPFTTIQHERVEDEFPGITEALKESEKVTNNYVYIHPNELMRIGKVPEAIRKELIESPTGWMMIDGVTGLQEFSDRLLNTEMDGIAGSTPEELATSQAVITEYSLLAKAKLLKLGAAHHPDRDIIVLATPQMAQLADWVVAFVIAGGLAAALSTASGLLLVISSSVAHDLYFKVMNPQASEKQRLLVGRVAIGVAVCIAGYFGINPPGFVGEVVAFAFGLAAASFFPAIVLGIFTKRVGTVPAVAGMLVGITFTAFYIVTQKADVILLNAEVAAAIFGSPDSAIRNPWFFGIDAQGIGTVGMVLNFVVTLALTPFFKGASPEVQALVESVREPEAAPGTPGSVPAPHIENAPAH; from the coding sequence ATGTCCACCCTCAAAACCTGGACCGTCGTCTTCGTCATCCTCACCTTCGGCCTGTACCTCGGCATCGCCTGGTGGTCGCGCGTCAGCGACACCAAAGGTTTCTTCATCGCCGGGGGCGGCGTGCCCGCGCCCGCCAACGGCATGGCCACCGCCGCCGACTGGATGTCCGCCGCGTCGTTCATCTCCATGGCCGGCCTCGTCAGTGGCATGGGCTTCGCCGGCGGCGTCTACCTAATGGGCTGGACCGGCGGCTACGTCCTGCTCGCCCTCCTCCTCGCCCCCTACCTCCGCAAGTTCGGCCACTTCACCGTCCCCGACTTCATCGGCGACCGCTACGCCCCCGGGCGCCCCCTCAAGCCGAGCCCTGAGCAAAGCGAAGGGCCGGATCGCTCCCTCAACTACGCCCGCCTCATCGCCCTTTTCTGCGCCATCTTCGTCAGCTTCACCTACGTCGTCGGCCAAATGAAAGGCGTCGGCGTCGTCTTCTCCGGCTTCCTCGGCGTCACGCCCGCCACCGGCGTGTTCATCGGCATGGCCATCGTCTTCGTCTACGCCGTGTTCGGCGGCATGAAGGGCATCACCTGGACCCAGGTCGCCCAGTTCTGGGTCCTCATCACCGCCTTCCTCATCCCCGCCATCGCCATCAGCCTCAAGCTCACGGGGCAAGCCGTCCCCTCGGTCGGCCTCGCGTCCCCCGTCCTCGAATCCGTCGACCCCGCCCGGCCGTACCTGCTCGACAAACTCTCCAGCCTCAACCAGCAGTTCGGCTTCGGCAGCTACACGGATGCCTACGGCGAAAACGCCGGCAAGTGGAACCGGCTCAACGTCTTCTGCGTCTGCCTCGCCCTCATGGCCGGCACCGCCGGGCTCCCGCACGTCATCGTCCGCTTCTACACCGTCAAGAGCGTCAAGGCCGCCCGCTGGTCCGCCTTCTGGGCCCTGGGCTTCATCAGCCTCCTCTACCTCACCGCCCCGTCCGTCGCCGCGTTCGCCCGCTACTACATGGTCGACGACATCGCCGGCCTCAACGGCAAGACCGCCGAAGAACTCCCGCAGTGGTACCACGACTGGAACAAGACCGGGTTGATCGCTTGGGTGGATTTCAATGGAGACGGGAAACTAGCTTTCACGAACAACCTTACAAACCACACGCTTAGATACGATCCCATCAATGATCCTGATTTCGAACATCCATTCACGACTATTCAGCACGAGAGAGTCGAGGATGAATTCCCGGGGATAACAGAAGCATTAAAAGAATCTGAAAAGGTTACGAACAACTACGTCTACATTCATCCAAATGAATTGATGCGAATCGGCAAAGTACCGGAAGCCATTCGCAAGGAGCTAATCGAGTCGCCCACGGGATGGATGATGATTGATGGAGTCACGGGGTTACAAGAATTTTCCGATCGGCTTCTGAACACCGAGATGGATGGAATTGCAGGCAGTACTCCCGAAGAACTGGCGACATCTCAAGCGGTCATTACAGAGTATTCCCTTTTAGCCAAGGCCAAACTCCTTAAACTCGGCGCCGCCCACCACCCCGACCGGGACATCATCGTGCTCGCCACACCGCAGATGGCGCAGCTCGCCGACTGGGTCGTCGCGTTTGTCATCGCCGGGGGCCTCGCCGCGGCGCTGTCGACCGCGTCGGGGCTGCTGCTGGTGATCTCTTCTTCCGTCGCGCACGACCTGTACTTCAAAGTCATGAACCCGCAGGCTTCCGAGAAGCAGCGGCTGCTCGTCGGTCGGGTCGCGATCGGCGTGGCGGTGTGTATCGCTGGGTACTTCGGCATCAACCCGCCGGGCTTCGTCGGCGAGGTCGTCGCGTTCGCCTTCGGCCTCGCGGCGGCGTCGTTCTTCCCCGCGATCGTGCTCGGCATCTTCACCAAACGCGTCGGCACCGTCCCGGCCGTGGCGGGCATGCTCGTGGGCATCACGTTCACGGCGTTCTACATCGTCACGCAGAAGGCCGATGTCATCCTGCTCAACGCCGAGGTCGCCGCCGCGATCTTCGGCTCGCCCGACAGCGCAATCCGCAACCCCTGGTTCTTCGGCATCGACGCCCAGGGCATCGGCACCGTCGGCATGGTGCTCAACTTCGTCGTGACCCTCGCGCTCACCCCCTTCTTCAAGGGGGCCAGCCCCGAGGTCCAAGCACTGGTCGAGTCGGTCCGCGAACCCGAAGCCGCCCCCGGAACCCCCGGCAGCGTCCCCGCTCCGCACATCGAAAACGCCCCGGCCCATTGA
- a CDS encoding DUF4212 domain-containing protein — MSDSADRVSQAKQRYWRRNVTLMVGLLAIWAFVGLGCGILFADKLNDLASVGGVPLGFWFAQQGSIITFVLLILVYAISMNRLDDKYHREIATGSDAAPPRSPDSAKPQAADTDAEGGDA, encoded by the coding sequence ATGAGTGATTCCGCGGATCGGGTGTCCCAGGCCAAGCAGCGCTACTGGCGACGCAACGTCACCCTCATGGTTGGACTGCTGGCGATCTGGGCCTTCGTCGGCCTCGGCTGCGGGATCCTGTTTGCCGACAAGCTCAACGACCTTGCCTCGGTCGGCGGCGTGCCCCTGGGATTCTGGTTCGCCCAGCAAGGCAGCATCATCACGTTCGTGCTGCTTATCCTGGTCTACGCCATCTCGATGAACCGCCTCGACGACAAGTACCACCGCGAAATCGCCACCGGAAGCGACGCGGCTCCGCCGCGCTCGCCCGACAGCGCTAAGCCGCAAGCGGCCGATACCGACGCGGAAGGCGGTGACGCGTGA
- a CDS encoding alpha-L-fucosidase — protein sequence MSTPTLLLATLSCLAPIAAQSQVVPGQSEDGSAASYTDSKTGESITPTIEVRDGKHYYTWPHWHEWKNFKMQMRGERTDHPDAQWWPQAGLGLFMHWGIVSEFEPTGEAWAGRWSQAKVDSGRFHPQSDIWAAAETFNPTKYDADKWMAAAEEAGFTYAVLTTKHHDGYALWDSDHALLGVRQHLDGKDLVQPFVDACRNHNIRVGFYYSGMDWYFERDYMNFSHSPKVLIDYHGKQVKSLPQRPPSFRQAYDEYNQAQVRELIDMFDPDIWWGDGGHGATAEQIREWRPGIVCNNRGEGGDHATAEGFHMAEPQYVKKPVVANGWWWEVNSIITRGSWHYDARPGQTEYIMPSDRLLMELAEARSMGGNLLANIGPRPDGQFPDEAYRLFDDMAQWMKTNRDSVFGINGGGPWPEKCNVPITCRDAVWYFHATKDQATAEDPIVLQDAAEPVSVKLMCTGEELDYTFADQTLTIAIPEGSKAGHVTDVVVVDFGPELDSSPYRFKHW from the coding sequence ATGTCCACCCCCACCCTGCTCCTCGCCACGCTGTCCTGTCTCGCGCCAATCGCCGCCCAATCCCAGGTCGTGCCCGGCCAAAGCGAAGACGGTTCCGCCGCCTCCTACACCGACTCCAAGACCGGCGAGTCGATCACACCCACGATCGAGGTGCGCGACGGTAAGCACTACTACACCTGGCCCCATTGGCACGAGTGGAAGAACTTCAAGATGCAGATGCGCGGCGAGCGCACAGACCACCCCGATGCGCAGTGGTGGCCCCAAGCGGGCCTCGGCCTGTTCATGCACTGGGGCATCGTCAGCGAGTTTGAACCCACCGGCGAAGCCTGGGCCGGGCGCTGGTCGCAGGCCAAGGTCGACAGCGGACGATTCCACCCACAGTCGGACATCTGGGCCGCCGCCGAGACTTTCAACCCGACGAAGTACGACGCCGACAAGTGGATGGCCGCCGCAGAGGAGGCCGGCTTTACCTACGCCGTGCTCACCACCAAGCACCACGACGGCTACGCGCTCTGGGACTCGGACCACGCCCTGCTGGGCGTGCGTCAACACCTCGATGGCAAAGACCTGGTCCAACCCTTCGTCGATGCCTGCCGCAACCACAACATCCGCGTCGGCTTCTACTACTCGGGCATGGACTGGTACTTCGAACGCGACTACATGAACTTCAGCCACTCGCCGAAGGTGCTGATCGATTACCACGGTAAGCAAGTGAAGTCGCTGCCCCAGCGCCCGCCCAGCTTCCGCCAGGCCTACGACGAATACAACCAGGCCCAGGTCCGCGAGCTGATCGACATGTTCGATCCCGACATCTGGTGGGGCGATGGCGGCCACGGCGCAACCGCCGAACAAATCCGCGAGTGGCGCCCCGGCATCGTCTGCAACAACCGCGGCGAGGGCGGCGACCACGCCACCGCCGAGGGCTTCCACATGGCCGAGCCGCAGTACGTCAAGAAACCCGTTGTCGCCAACGGCTGGTGGTGGGAGGTCAACAGCATCATCACCCGCGGCTCGTGGCACTACGACGCACGCCCCGGCCAAACCGAATACATCATGCCCTCCGACAGGCTTCTGATGGAACTCGCCGAGGCTCGCAGCATGGGCGGCAACTTGCTGGCCAACATCGGCCCCCGCCCGGATGGCCAGTTCCCCGACGAGGCCTACCGCCTATTCGACGACATGGCCCAGTGGATGAAGACTAACCGCGACTCGGTCTTCGGCATCAACGGCGGCGGCCCCTGGCCTGAGAAATGTAATGTCCCCATCACTTGCCGCGACGCCGTGTGGTACTTCCACGCCACCAAAGATCAAGCCACCGCCGAAGACCCGATCGTCTTGCAAGACGCCGCCGAGCCGGTCTCGGTCAAACTCATGTGCACCGGCGAGGAGCTCGACTACACCTTCGCCGACCAGACCCTGACGATCGCGATCCCCGAAGGATCGAAAGCGGGACACGTGACGGATGTGGTCGTGGTCGATTTCGGGCCCGAGTTAGACAGCTCGCCCTATCGATTCAAGCACTGGTAA
- a CDS encoding alpha-L-fucosidase, producing the protein MKHLPLLLLLISCAFSPAAMPQVVPDQTEDGSAEAYQNPATGEAITPTIEVRDDGKSYYTWPHWNKWTNGKMHVENPRTTHPDAQWWPDAGLGLFLCWGLPSAFEPNGEGWSGIWSQDREDRGAFYPQSEIWAAAEGWNPTDYDPEKWMAAAAKAGFQYSVITTKHHGGYAMWDSDHALIGVRQFMNGRDLLAPWTEACRNHGIKVGFYYSGMDWYFERDYKSFSYDPQWPVNYKGEHVKSLPKRPPSFSKAYEEYNAAQVKEIMERFEPDIWWGDGGHGMHADDIRALKPGIVLNNRGLGGGDHATAEGFHMAHPQFVKKPVVANGWWWEVNAIIQGGSWHYDKNHGERIYDSDVVLMHLAKARCMGGNLLANIGPRPDGRMQEQAYRLFDDMAEWMKTNRDSVFGINGGGPWPERCNVPITCRDAVWYFHATAKQATAEDPIVLQDAAEPVSVKLMRTGEELEYTYANNVLKFSIPDDTKAGHVTDVVVVDFGKDFDTTPYLFKHW; encoded by the coding sequence ATGAAACACCTCCCCCTGCTGCTCTTGTTGATTTCCTGCGCGTTCTCCCCCGCCGCGATGCCCCAGGTCGTCCCTGATCAAACCGAAGACGGCTCCGCCGAGGCCTATCAGAATCCCGCCACCGGCGAGGCCATCACACCCACCATCGAGGTGCGCGATGACGGCAAGTCGTATTACACCTGGCCGCACTGGAATAAGTGGACCAACGGCAAGATGCACGTCGAGAACCCGCGAACCACCCACCCCGATGCGCAGTGGTGGCCCGACGCGGGCTTAGGTTTATTTCTCTGCTGGGGCCTGCCCAGCGCCTTCGAGCCCAACGGCGAGGGCTGGTCGGGCATCTGGTCGCAGGATCGCGAGGACCGTGGCGCGTTTTACCCGCAGTCTGAGATCTGGGCCGCTGCCGAGGGATGGAACCCCACGGATTACGACCCCGAGAAGTGGATGGCCGCCGCCGCCAAGGCCGGCTTCCAATACTCGGTCATCACCACCAAGCACCACGGCGGCTACGCCATGTGGGACTCGGACCACGCCCTCATCGGGGTCCGCCAATTCATGAACGGCCGAGACCTCCTCGCCCCGTGGACCGAGGCCTGCCGAAACCACGGCATCAAGGTCGGCTTCTACTACTCCGGCATGGATTGGTATTTCGAACGCGACTACAAAAGCTTCAGCTACGACCCTCAATGGCCCGTCAATTACAAGGGCGAACACGTGAAGTCGCTGCCGAAACGGCCGCCGAGTTTCAGCAAGGCCTACGAGGAGTACAACGCCGCGCAGGTCAAAGAGATCATGGAGCGGTTCGAACCCGACATCTGGTGGGGCGACGGCGGCCACGGCATGCACGCCGACGACATCCGCGCCCTCAAGCCCGGCATCGTGCTCAACAACCGCGGCCTAGGCGGCGGCGACCACGCGACCGCCGAGGGCTTCCACATGGCCCATCCCCAATTCGTCAAGAAACCCGTCGTCGCCAACGGCTGGTGGTGGGAAGTCAACGCCATCATCCAGGGCGGCTCGTGGCACTACGACAAAAACCACGGCGAACGCATCTACGACTCCGATGTCGTCCTGATGCATCTCGCAAAAGCCCGGTGCATGGGCGGCAACCTGCTGGCCAACATCGGACCCCGCCCCGACGGCAGGATGCAGGAGCAGGCCTACCGCCTGTTCGACGACATGGCCGAATGGATGAAGACCAACCGCGACTCGGTCTTCGGCATCAACGGCGGCGGCCCCTGGCCCGAACGCTGCAACGTCCCCATCACCTGCCGCGACGCCGTGTGGTACTTCCACGCCACCGCAAAACAAGCCACCGCCGAGGACCCGATTGTCTTGCAAGACGCCGCCGAGCCGGTCTCGGTCAAGCTCATGCGAACCGGCGAGGAGCTCGAATACACATACGCCAACAACGTGCTCAAATTCTCCATCCCCGATGACACGAAAGCCGGCCATGTCACCGACGTGGTCGTCGTCGATTTCGGCAAGGACTTCGATACCACGCCCTATCTGTTCAAGCATTGGTAA
- a CDS encoding phytanoyl-CoA dioxygenase family protein, with product MPTTTEPAYEQLMASRDLSFAPSDPSQAQTLSPAQVEQYNRDGYLMPFSIYNELEAQANRAYFDYLLAAMRVHNDGRDTYAINGYHTRCEGIYDMATHPAILDIVQDLIGPNIVAWGTHFFCKVPHDPKAVPWHQDASYWPFEKSRTVTVWLAIDDADEENAAMKVIPRTHTLGKLEWQDTAGPAVLNQEIQDIEQYGDPVSINLKAGQIELHADMIAHGSTPNPSARRRCGLTIRYCAPDTFNFHPTWRDNAILCRGEDTTGVGQWNYQPRPAGNDLSIANKPKAIGDN from the coding sequence ATGCCCACCACCACCGAACCCGCTTACGAACAACTGATGGCCAGCCGCGACCTGAGTTTCGCGCCCTCAGATCCCAGCCAAGCCCAGACACTAAGCCCCGCCCAGGTCGAGCAATACAACCGCGACGGCTACCTGATGCCGTTCTCCATCTACAACGAGCTCGAAGCGCAGGCCAACCGGGCCTACTTCGACTACCTGCTCGCGGCGATGCGTGTCCACAACGACGGCCGCGACACCTACGCGATCAACGGCTACCACACGCGCTGCGAGGGGATCTACGACATGGCCACCCACCCTGCGATCCTCGACATCGTGCAGGACCTGATCGGCCCGAATATCGTCGCGTGGGGGACGCACTTCTTCTGCAAGGTGCCCCACGACCCCAAGGCCGTGCCCTGGCACCAGGACGCGTCGTATTGGCCGTTTGAGAAGTCGCGCACCGTCACGGTGTGGCTGGCGATCGACGACGCGGACGAAGAAAACGCAGCGATGAAGGTCATCCCCCGCACGCACACCCTCGGCAAGCTCGAATGGCAAGACACCGCGGGCCCGGCCGTGCTCAACCAGGAAATCCAGGACATCGAGCAGTACGGCGACCCCGTCTCGATCAACCTCAAGGCCGGCCAAATCGAGCTCCACGCCGACATGATAGCCCACGGCTCCACCCCCAACCCCTCGGCCCGCCGCCGCTGCGGCCTGACCATCCGCTACTGCGCCCCGGACACGTTCAACTTCCACCCCACCTGGCGCGATAACGCCATCCTCTGCCGCGGCGAAGACACGACCGGAGTCGGCCAATGGAACTACCAACCCCGCCCCGCCGGCAACGACCTATCCATCGCCAACAAGCCCAAAGCCATCGGCGACAACTAA
- a CDS encoding helix-turn-helix transcriptional regulator has translation MIEGTYRITVGGRFVCTPAWQDNQWQPQRISRLYFPQRGSAWIESDAGRTTLRPQHIYLIPGGGRYTHGCDREMVVDWLHFQVIGATLELAMLPLHEVIAWPAKDHAMWREVYRDLGRSLPDQDRPSAVSARLLAMVSYFASLAIDTARDSAPDPRNVELMERLAPAIQYMNHHDLDQPALDAVAEVVDLSPDYFHRLFVQAYGKTPYAYMLERRMNQALSLLTSTNQRIADVGEACGYDNPFYFSRTFKKHFGISPRAARQGRIEP, from the coding sequence ATGATCGAAGGTACGTACAGGATCACGGTTGGGGGGCGTTTTGTGTGCACCCCTGCTTGGCAAGACAACCAGTGGCAGCCGCAGCGGATTTCACGGCTGTATTTCCCCCAGCGCGGCTCGGCCTGGATCGAATCGGATGCTGGACGCACCACGCTACGTCCGCAGCACATCTATCTCATTCCCGGTGGGGGGCGTTACACGCATGGCTGTGATCGTGAGATGGTCGTGGATTGGCTGCATTTCCAAGTGATTGGCGCGACCCTGGAGCTGGCGATGCTGCCCCTGCATGAAGTCATCGCCTGGCCCGCGAAAGATCACGCGATGTGGCGAGAGGTCTACCGTGATCTGGGGCGATCTCTGCCCGATCAGGATCGGCCGTCTGCGGTTTCGGCGCGGCTGCTGGCGATGGTGTCGTACTTTGCGTCGCTGGCCATCGACACCGCCCGGGATTCAGCGCCCGACCCGCGTAATGTCGAGCTGATGGAGCGGCTGGCCCCGGCGATCCAATACATGAACCATCACGACCTGGACCAGCCCGCGCTCGACGCCGTGGCCGAGGTGGTGGACCTCAGCCCGGATTATTTCCATCGGCTGTTTGTTCAGGCCTACGGGAAGACGCCCTACGCCTACATGCTCGAGCGTCGGATGAACCAGGCGTTGTCGCTGTTGACTTCTACCAACCAGCGTATCGCGGACGTGGGCGAGGCCTGCGGGTACGACAACCCGTTCTATTTTTCGCGCACCTTCAAGAAACACTTCGGGATCAGCCCGCGTGCGGCGCGGCAGGGCCGGATCGAGCCGTGA